ACGGTGAGTATGATATCGTCAGCCAGTCTGTGGATCATCCTTCTCCATTCGCTCTCACGTCCTTTGTATCGCTTTGCGAGCAGAAGAGAGCCGTCGAGCGTGTCATAGAGAAAGGCTTCCAGTGTTGTATCTCCATTCTGCGACTGCTGAAGGCGTCCCTTGCACACAAGTTCGACCCCCATTGAACGCCAGTTGTCAAACTTTATGGCCGGCTTCTCAACGCCTTCGTCAAGTAGTTCTTTATCCATGAGGGACGCAGGCGCCGTGATAAAAAAGCCGGACATATCGAAGTCCTTATTCAACAGGTCGCTCATGTCAGAGGGCAGCTTTTCTGAGGGCGCCCCCTTGAAGGGAGGCGCGCCGATGGTAATCTTCTTAAAACTCGACCCGTAGATATCAATATACCCCCGAGCCTCGGCAAGTGTTACGGAGCAGAGTATACAGAGGGCGACGAACGTTAAGCTACATCTTTTCATGCTTTCTCCATGTGTCGATCATTTCAGTGAGCGCCCGTACCTGGGGGAGCGCTGTCTTTCCTTTTCTGGCGATGATAAAGAAGGACCTTCGGATTTCCGGGAATCCTTCGATTGAAACACGTTTCAGCTTTCCCGAAGACATATCGGCCGCGACAGCCATATTCGATATATAGGCGAGGCCCATGCCGGCCTTGACCGCTTCTTTAATCGCTTCGGTGTCTGTGAGTTCGGCCACAACCTTGAGGTCCTCGGGACTCACGTGCTTTGATTTCTTGAGAGACGACTCGAAATTGTTGCGGGTGCCCGAACCGCTCTCCCGGGCAATGAGCGGATATTCTTTGAGGTCCTTGAGCGGAATTGTGCCGGGGAATTCAGGCGGGGCGATCACGGCGATCGTGTCTTCTACAAATTTCTTAAAGTCGATCTTACCTGTCGGACTCTTTGCTCCCACAAAACCGATATCTATGACCCCTTCCTCCATTTTTTCTATAATGTTCTTTGTATCGGATATAATCAGCTTAATTCCTATGCCGTCGTACTTCTTCTTGAACATGCTTAAGACCTTGGGAAGAATGTACGTTCCGGGGATCGTGCTCGCGCCTATGACAATACTCCCCATTTTCAGGCCTTTGAAGGAAGCGATAGCCTCAACGGCGTCCTTCTTCAAACCGATGAGATCTCTGGCGTATCCGATGAGGATTTCACCGGCTTTCGTGAGCGCCACAGTCCTCTTGGTCCTGTCGATGAGCTTTACCTCGAAGAAACGCTCCAGGTCCACGATCTGTTTGCTCACGGTGGGTTGAGTGAGACAAAGATCTTCCGCGGCTTTCGTGAAGCTCCTATGTTCCGCGATCTTCAGGAACGTTTCAAAGTGTCGTAGGTCCATCTCTATAAAAAACTATGATATATATTCTCTTAATGCAACAAAAATGATATTTCTCACAAGAGCCTCAAGAGAAGCATAAATGTTTGCGCAAGGCGCAGTTTGCGCAGTCTTTGTGTGAGTCTCATACGGTCTCTCAATTGATGAGTCCTTCTTTTTATGGGCCGGCTTAGTACTCTGGGTACTTCCACTCGAAAATCGGGAAAAAGTATTTGACAAGGGTTGCCGCGGTAGGCTACCTTAAAAGGGCTTTTAGGATCCGAGGCGCACATTGAAAGGCACCATCACCATAGACCGGGAACGCTGCAAGGGCTGCGCCCTCTGCATCGAATTCTGTCCGAAAAAGGCGATTTTTATTTCCGATGACCTGAATCTCAAAGGATACTATGTTGCAGCTTTCGATGAGACCGGAGGATGCACGGGCTGCGCGACCTGCGCCGTCATGTGTCCCGATGTTGCCATTGAGGTGGAGAAGCATTGAAGCGATTAATGAGCGGTAACGCCGCCCTCGGTGAGGCAGCGATCCTATCAGGATGTACCTGTTATTTCGGGTATCCTATAACCCCGCAGAACGAGCTCACGGAACATATGGCCAAACGGATGGCCGAAGAGGGTTTTGTTTTCATCCAATCGGAGAGCGAAATTGCAGCCATCAACATGGTTCTCGGGGCATCCGTGGCGGGCGCGCGGGCCATGACGTCATCGAGCGGGCCAGGTATGAGTCTCAAGCAGGAAGGCATCTCGTATCTCGCGGCCGATGAGTTGCCCGCTGTGATTGTCGATATGGTACGCGGCGGCCCCGGCATGGGTAATATTTCACCGGCCCAGTCCGATTACCTTCAGGCGACCCGCGGCGGAGGACACGGCGATTACAAGACAATTGTACTCGCGCCGGGATCAGTCCAGGAGCTGACCGAAGTCGTGCCACTTGCTTTCGATCTTGCAGACAAGTACCGCAACCCCGTGATCATCCTGGGTGACGGCATGTTGGGGCAGATGATGGAGCCGGTCGATTTTACCAACATCAAGCCGCCCTCGGTCTACGAAAAGGACTATATTCTGACGGGCGCCGATGGAAGGCCTCCCCGCACCATCTATTCCCTGCTCTTTGACACCAAGCTCCAGGAGGAGCATAACTGGAAGCTCTTCAGAAAATTCCAGCGCATGGAGCAGAACGAGGTGAGGTACGAAACATACCTTGTCGATGACGCCGATATGGTGGTCGTAGCCTATGGCATCGGGGCGAGAATCGTAAAAGGCGCCATCAAAAGACTCCGCCAGGAGAATCTGAAGGTTGGCATGATTCGCCCTATTACGCTCTGGCCATTCCCGGTGAAGGCAATCAAGGACCTGGCAAAGACGATTAACGATTTCTTCGTCTTTGAGATGAGCGCCGGCCAAATGGTGGAGGACGTGAAGCTCGCCCTGGAGGGGAGGGGACACGTGCATTTCTATGGCAGGCCGGGCGGTGTGATACCCACACCTGTCGAGCTTTTCAGGATTATTTCGCGTCACTGCTACCAGGCACAGTCGCGAAAAAGGAAAAAGGCATGAAGAAGGCGTACACGAGGCCGACACTTCTCAAACCGGCTCACTTCCATTATTGTCCCGGCTGCGGACACGGCATTATCAACCGGCTCATCATGGAGGTCATC
The nucleotide sequence above comes from Syntrophorhabdaceae bacterium. Encoded proteins:
- a CDS encoding 4Fe-4S dicluster domain-containing protein encodes the protein MKGTITIDRERCKGCALCIEFCPKKAIFISDDLNLKGYYVAAFDETGGCTGCATCAVMCPDVAIEVEKH
- a CDS encoding selenium metabolism-associated LysR family transcriptional regulator, whose product is MDLRHFETFLKIAEHRSFTKAAEDLCLTQPTVSKQIVDLERFFEVKLIDRTKRTVALTKAGEILIGYARDLIGLKKDAVEAIASFKGLKMGSIVIGASTIPGTYILPKVLSMFKKKYDGIGIKLIISDTKNIIEKMEEGVIDIGFVGAKSPTGKIDFKKFVEDTIAVIAPPEFPGTIPLKDLKEYPLIARESGSGTRNNFESSLKKSKHVSPEDLKVVAELTDTEAIKEAVKAGMGLAYISNMAVAADMSSGKLKRVSIEGFPEIRRSFFIIARKGKTALPQVRALTEMIDTWRKHEKM
- a CDS encoding 3-methyl-2-oxobutanoate dehydrogenase subunit VorB; the protein is MKRLMSGNAALGEAAILSGCTCYFGYPITPQNELTEHMAKRMAEEGFVFIQSESEIAAINMVLGASVAGARAMTSSSGPGMSLKQEGISYLAADELPAVIVDMVRGGPGMGNISPAQSDYLQATRGGGHGDYKTIVLAPGSVQELTEVVPLAFDLADKYRNPVIILGDGMLGQMMEPVDFTNIKPPSVYEKDYILTGADGRPPRTIYSLLFDTKLQEEHNWKLFRKFQRMEQNEVRYETYLVDDADMVVVAYGIGARIVKGAIKRLRQENLKVGMIRPITLWPFPVKAIKDLAKTINDFFVFEMSAGQMVEDVKLALEGRGHVHFYGRPGGVIPTPVELFRIISRHCYQAQSRKRKKA